The Changchengzhania lutea genomic sequence CAGCGGAGCGATCTTATTTTTTTATCGGAAAAGCCATAATAACACCAATTACAACATACAAATTAGTTCTACTTTTGGAATCCAACTAACCTGACAACAATGAAGATTAAATTATTACTACTATTCACAATTAGCATTTTAAATTCTATGGCTCAGAACATTCCGTTATACGTTGGAACATATACTAATGGAGAAAGCGAAGGCATATACCATCTTCAATTCAATACAGATACAGGGGAATTAAATAACCAGGCGCTCGCTATTCACATAGATAACCCTTCGTTTTTAGCCTATTCGCCAAATAGGGAATTTTTATACTCAGCAAATGAAACAGAAAGCGGGTTTTTATCTTCGTATAAAATAAATGAGGATGGCGCATTATCCCTTTTAACAAGGGTAAGTAGCCAAGGCAAAGCCCCATGCCATATAGCGGTAAATAAATCAGGAACTAAAGCGGTGGTCTCCAACTATGGCGGCGGATCGGTTTCTGTTTACCCAATTAATTCCGATGGCAGTTTATGCGAAGCCTCACAAGTTTTTGATCACAATTCGGAAGCGCAACAGTCCCATGCACACTCTGCTCAATTTTTTAATGGGGATTTATTTGTTGCCGATTTAGGCAGAAATGCCGTGTATCAATACAAACTAAAAGACGACAGCTATATACTTGAATCTTCGGCAATAGTAAACATGGAAGGGAATCCAGGACCAAGGCATTTTTCTATAAGTGATAGTGGTGAGTTCATATATATTATAAACGAGTACGGAAGTTCCATAACGTCGGTAAAGCGAACAGAAGATGGGTTTGAACCGATTGATCTTGACTCGACATTAGATGACACTTATAAGGGCAACAATTCATGCGCCGATATTCACTTATCTCAAGACGGTCGATTTCTATATGCCTCAAATCGAGGCGAAAATTCCATAGCCGTATTTAAAAGAAACACGCAAACAGGTATGCTGAACAAAGTTCAAAATAGCGCTGTTCATGGCGATTGGCCTCGTAATTTCACGCTGGATCCTTCGGGGAAATTTCTGTTAGTAGCCAATAGAAGAAGTAACAATATTTCGGTATTTCAAATAGACCAAACACATGGGACTTTGCAGTTCTTAGATTCCGTTAAGGTGCCAACGCCTGTATGCCTTTTATTTTAAACCTGTTTGGAAGCTATATACCATTGATATTCAATATGAAATAGTAAAGATTTCTACTTAATTATTCTATTGCAAATTAAAAATAATGAAGTATCTTTGCGCCCTCATTAATAACCGAGGTCGAGAACCTCAAATAATTAATTATTATGCCAGTAAAGATTAGATTACAAAGACACGGTAAAAAAGGGAAACCTTATTATTGGATCGTTGCAGCTGATGCCCGATCAAAAAGAGATGGTAAATACCTAGAAAAATTAGGTGCTTACAATCCTAACACAAATCCAGCAACAATTGAATTGAATGTTGACGGTACGGTTCAATGGCTTCAGAATGGTGCACAACCAACTGATACTGCCAAAGCTATTTTATCTTATAAAGGGGCGTTATTAAAAAATCACCTTGCAGGTGGAGTTAGAAAAGGCGCTTTAACTGAAGAGCAAGCAGAAGCAAAATTCACAGCTTGGTTAGAAGAAAAAGAAGGTAAAGTAGGATCTAAAGAAGAAAATTTAGCAAAAGCAGAAGCTGATGCAAAAGCAAAAGCTTTAGAAGCTGAAAAAGCGGTTAACGAGGCACGAATTGCTGCTGCAACACCAGCTGTAGAAGAAGAGGTAACTCCTGAAACTCCAGAAAACGTTGATGCAACTGAAGAAGTTGAAGCACTAGAGCAAGCTGCCGAAGAAGGTGCTGCTGCTGCTGATACAGAAGTAGCTGACAAAAAAGAATAAAAGAAGATTTTTTATACTTTTAAACTCCGGTAATTACTATCGGAGTTTTTTGTACCCAAAAATGTCGCATAAAACATGAAAAAAGAAGATTGTTTTTATTTAGGTAAAATTGTAAAAAAATATAGTTTCAAAGGAGAAGTATTAGCGAAACTCGATACTGACGAGCCAGACCTCTATGAAAATTTAGATGCTATATTTTTAGAACTTCGGAATAATCTAGTCCCGTTTTTTATTGTGGAATCTCAACTGCACAAATCAGAATTATTGAGAATTCGATTTGAGGATGTCGATACTGAAGCTGATGCAGATGCCATAATGAAAAGTGGTTTGTATTTGCCTCTAGATTTATTACCAAAACTAGAAGGCAATAAGTTCTATTTTCATGAAGTCATAGGATTAACAATGATGGACGTTAATTACGGAACAGTTGGCATTATAAAGGGCATTAATGATTCTACCGCCCAATCGCTTTTTGAAGTTGAACATGACGGAAAGGAAATCTTGATTCCGATGAATGATGAGTTTATTGTAAAAATTGATAGAGAAAATAAAACCGTTATTGTTGAAACACCCGAAGGGCTGATTGAACTTTATCTATAGAAAATTCCAAAATTTAAAACCCAAATTCCAATCAATTATGGAAGTTAAAAAAGTTTATGATTTAGAAGAACGGATTTACTTATTCGCAAAAAATGTTATTTGCAATAAGTTAACAAATCCTAGCCCTATTGGGTTTTGGAATTTAATATTTTAAATTTTAACATTGAAACCTTTCCAATTCAAACAGTTCACAGTTAACCAAGACCAATGCGCCATGAAAATTGGTACAGATGGTGTTTTATTAGGTGCTTGGACATCTTTAGATAATAATCCTAATTCTATTTTGGATATTGGAGCCGGCACGGGCGTGGTAGCTTTAATGCTTGCGCAGCGATGTTCTGCCAAAGTTATCGATGCTCTAGAAATTGATGATGATGCTTATGAACAATGCGTTGATAATTTTGAACAGTCGCCCTGGGGGGATCGTCTTTTTTGTTATCACGCTTCTTTAGAAGAATTTGTTAATGAGATTGAAGACACCTATGATCTTATAGTTGCCAATCCACCATTTTATTCTGAAGACTATAAAACAAAAAGCCTAAAACGAGATGTCGCTAGGTTTCAAGATGCGATGCCTTTTGACCACCTTATTGAAAGTGCGTCCAAACTGTTAGATAAAGACGGTACATTCTCCGTCATTATTCCGTTTAAAGAGGAAGCGTCCTTTATAGCGCTAGCCAATATTCATAACTTATTCCCTACAGGTATCATGCGTGTTAAAGGCCATCCAAACTCTGAAATAAAGCGAAGTTTAATCGCCTGCTCTTTCCGCGAAAGCGACATACATATTGAAGAATTAGTCATTGAAACTGAGCGCCATCAATACACCGATGCCTATATCAATCTTACCAAAGATTTCTATTTAAAACTGTAGTTATTTTATATCTAATCATTAAATTTGGGCATCAAAAATGATGAATTCTTAAAATATTTTAATTTTAATAATTAATTCTCTTTTTTGTAAGCCATAAATATAAATTTGTGAAAGTTAATACGTGTTTTTAGCGCACTTACATTCATAATAAAATAATAAGATAACACATGAAACCAGATTTATTTGAAGCTCCAGATTATTATAATATTGATGAGTTACTTTCTAATGAACATAAATTGGTACGTGATGCCGCACGAGAATGGGTTAAACGAGAAGTATCCCCCATTATAGAAGACTATGCCCAAAAAGCCGAATTTCCAGAACAAATTATTAATGGCTTGGCCGAAATAGGCGCCTTTGGCCCGTATATTCCTGAAGAATATGGCGGCGCTGGACTGGATCAAATTTCTTACGGCCTCATAATGCAAGAAATTGAGCGTGGAGACTCTGGAGTACGATCGACAGCTTCTGTACAATCGTCATTAGTCATGTATCCTATCTGGAAATATGGCAATGAAGACCAGCGTCAAAAGTATTTACCTAAATTGGCCAGTGGCGAATGGATGGGTTGTTTTGGTTTAACTGAGCCAGACCATGGGAGTAACCCAAGTGGCATGACTACTAATTTTAAGGATAAAGGCGATCATTACTTATTAAATGGAGCCAAAATGTGGATTTCTAACGCGCCCTTTGCACAAGTGGCCGTGGTTTGGGCCAAAGATGAAAGTGGTCGTATTCACGGATTAATTGTGGAGCGTGGTATGGAAGGCTTCTCGACCCCAGAAACACATAATAAATGGTCCTTACGCGCAAGTGCCACTGGAGAACTTATTTTTGACAATGTCAAAGTCCCAAAGGAAAATTTATTACCAAATAAATCAGGATTAGGCGCTCCATTGGGTTGTTTGGATTCTGCACGCTACGGGATTGCCTGGGGAGCCATAGGAGCCGCCATGGATTGTTACGATACGGCATTACGATATAGTAAAGAACGTATGCAGTTTGGAAAACCCATTGGTCAATTTCAACTGCAACAAAAAAAGCTTGCTGAAATGATTACCGAAATCACCAAGGCACAACTTTTAGCATGGAAACTTGGCGTGATGCGTAATAATGGTACTGCCACCTCAGCACAAATCTCCATGGCCAAACGAAATAATGTAGATATGGCGATACATATTGCCCGCGAAGCAAGACAGATGCTTGGTGGAATGGGTATTACCGGCGAGTATAGTATTATGAGACATTCCATGAATTTAGAAAGCGTAATCACTTATGAAGGCACCCATGATATTCATTTATTGATTACAGGGCTTGACATTACAGGCTTGAATGCCTTTAAGTAATTCATATAAAAATTTAATAGATAATATCATTTAAAGAATGCCTCTCAGATCTGAGAGGCATTCTTTTTACATAAAACCGAACATATCACAAATTCGTATATTTATATAAAAAATGAAAAAGCTAAGAAGTTTGTTTTTGGTCGTCCTTTGTATGTCATTATTTACTTGCTCCACTAATGATGATGCAACGGACTTAGTCGAAATTGAAGAACAAGAAGAAACGCTACCAGATGAGACGGATGAGACCGAAGGAGAGGTTAGCGTAATAAGATTATTAGCTCTTGGCGACAGTTATACGATAGGTCAGAGTGTTTGTGAGACGTGTCGATTCCCTGAACAACTAAAGGATAGTCTCTTTTCAAGATTTGAATCTCAAAAGAATTTTGAATTAAAAATAATTGCTAAAACAGGTTGGACAACAACAAACTTAATTAATGCTATTGAAAGTGAAAGCCTTGATGCTAATTACGACTTGGTAACACTCTTAATTGGTGTAAATAACCAATTTCAAAACAGACCCTTTTCGATTTATGAAAAAGAATTTCCAGAACTTGTTAATACGGCAATCTCTAAAGCCAAGGATGATAAGAGTAAACTCATTGTAGTATCCATACCAGATTATGCCTTTACACCTTACGGGAATGGAAATCCTAATATCACATCTGGTATCAATACATATAATGCCTTTGCTAAAAGCTACTGCGATGCCAATAGTATAACATTTATAAATATTACAGATATCACACGCATGGGTTTAGATAATCCAAATTTAGTAGCCTCAGACGGATTGCACCCCTCTGAATTTGCGTATTCAAAATTTGCAGAACGTTTGTCTCCTATTGCTTATGACAGGCTTAGATAATGAGTTGACAATAACATAAATCTGTTTCAAAAGAAAACTTTCATTCCAAATCATAATATGCGTTTCCTATAGAATATCTTTTTTGATTACATTTATATCATGTTTTCATCCAAAATAAGATTAGATAACGCATATAACAAAGCCAAAATCATTGATTTTGATGATAGCAGTAAGTTTATTCTTTTTAGTGATTGTCACCGAGGTGATAATAGTTTTGCTGATGACTTTTCAAATAACCGAAACATATATTACCATACTTTAAAGCATTATTATACTGAAGGGTTTCAATATTGTGAATTGGGTGATGGTGATGAACTTTGGGAAAACCTATCATTCAAATCTATTTTCTATGCACACCAGAATGTGTATTTATTGATGAAGCTATTTTACACCCAGGGCAGACTACATATGATTTGGGGAAACCATGATATGGTGTACCGAAATCAGGATTATGTAAAAAAACACATATACTCCTATTTTGATAAAAAGCTAGGAAAGGATGTTGGTCTTTTTAATGGCATTAAGTATCATGAAGGCATCATTTTAAAACACAAACACACCAATCAAGAACTTTTTTTAACCCACGGGCATCAAGCCGATTCGTGGAATTTTCTGTTTTGGAAATGGAGCAGATTCATGGTACGTGCGCTTTGGAAACCGTTAAATGTTATGGGTATTGTAGACCCTACGAGTCCTGCAAAAAATTATAGTGAACTTATTCGGATAGAACGTAAAACCAAAAAATGGATTGTAGACAATAATAACTTATTAACCATTGTAGGGCATACGCATCGTCCACGCTTTCCAGAACCTGGCGACATTGCCTATTTTAATGATGGTAGCTGTGTGCATCCACGAAGTATCACTGGTATTGAAATTGAAGACGGTAATATTTCTTTGATTAAATGGCAAATTTCAACCAAGGAAGATGGCACCCTACAAATAGTAAGAGTGCTACTTGAGGGACCCAGAAAATTGATTGATTATAAAACAAGTTAGATACTATGTGTTAGCTCCCCCAGCTAGCGTTCGTTTTCAACGAATGTATTTCTTGAATTATTGATTATGGCACTCGTTGAAAACGAACGATGGAGTACTACAAATTGTTAGGGTTTTACATAAAGAGCCTAGAAAATTGATTGACAATAAAACCGAACAGCTTCAAACTTAACGATTCCGCAAATAATCAAATGATTCAAAAAAGATACGAAGGCTTTTTAAAAACACCTTATTTATGGAAGCATAATGTTACTTTCGATTTGCAACAATTTGAAATCATTTCTAAACTCCATAAAATTGACAGTGCCATAGATGATTCTTTACGTTTAGGCAAGTACGTAGAACGTTTGGTTTCTTTTGAACTGGAACAGCATGATGCCATTTCGATTATAGCTGAAAACATTCAAATACAGGATAATAAAACTACATTAGGGGAATTGGATTGCTTGCTCATAAAAGACAACAAGCCCATCCATTTAGAAATAATTTATAAATTTTATTTGTATGACGATTCTGTTGGGACTACTGAAATTGAACATATTATTGGACCAAACAGAAAAGATTCCTTAAAAGAAAAACTCACAAAATTAAGCAAAAAACAACTCCCTCTTTTACATGCTGATGCTACCGGAAAATATCTGACAAAGTTGGGATTGAAACCAAAAGACATCACACAGGAAGTCTATTTTAAAGCGCAATTGTTTGTTCCATATGCGAATAATAATATTGAACTTAAAATATTGAACCCAGAATGTATTGTGGGTTTTTACATGAACCGAAAAGAACTTGAACAATTCAAAGATTGCGAATTCTATATTCCGAATAAAAAAGACTGGTTAGCCCTTCCGCACCAACATGTAAATTGGATGAATTTTGGAGCATTTAAAAACACTGCAAAAGATTATTTTGAACAGCAGTTTTCGCCTCTATGCTGGATAAAATCCAAAAACTGGGAAATGACAAAAATATTCTTGGTTTGGTGGTAGTTTTTTAGCTGATTGGTTTTGAGTTAGGGATAGAAATGGAAAGCCCACAGGGAGCTCCCGATAATTATCGGGACGGGATTCGCAGGAATTTTTAACTTTCAGGAGCTAACTCAACTTCAAGACCTTCCATGTCTGGGGTCATTTTAATTTGGCATCCTAAACGGGAATTCTTTTTAACATCAAAGGCTTCTGACAACATGGCTTCTTCATCATCACTCATTTCTGGTAATTCAACAGCACTCAACACATAACATTGACAGGATGCACACATGGCCATACCACCGCATACACCAATGGTGCCTTCTGGTGCAAGCTCATAAGACCTAACCACTTCCATAAGGTTCATGGCCATATCTGTTGGAGCAACAATATTATGCAATGTACCTTCTCTATCTGTTATTTTTATATTGATATCTACCATTATAAATTTAATGCAAAAATTTCGCCAAAAATAACATTTAATTCAGAATAAAAAAATCAATTCCTACTATTTTAATAGGAATAACTGAATTGAAACTTTATAAAAAGGATAGCATTATAAATAAAAAAGGGGTGCTTATTTACAAATAAAATATAATAACGGCTATGATTTTTCGCCATTATTCCAGTAATGCGGATTGGTATCTGTAGTTTTTTGATTCCAATAATCTTGAGTTACTTTATGACCATCAAACGTTTTAAGTTTACGTTCGAACACCCAAATAGTTGGGTTAAAAACCATATTAGTCACCGCTACCGTATATAATTGCGGGGCTTCTTCGGTTTTCCTTTTTTCTTCATCAATTATAACTTCTAAACCATTATGTTCTAATAGTTTTCTTAGAAAATCCCGTCTGTTCTCATCTACGCCTTTTTCAACAAAAGTGACTCTTGTTTCTCCAATGCTTCCAAATGTATGTTTTCCTGATAAGGCCATAATTTCTTAGTTAAATATACTGCTTAATTCATAAATATAATCATATATAGGACTGTATAAACCTATTACCAAAATACCTATTACAGTAACTAATAAACCTAATCGCATATAGAGTTTATTCTTAAAATAAGGAATGGGATCGTCGCTTTTTCTTAAGAACATCGCTCTTATTACCAAAAGATAATAGTATAAGGAAATTGTAACGTTTACAACAGCCAAAAAGACGAGTAAATAATACCCTTTACTTGCAGCAGCAGTAAACAGGAAGAACTTACCAAAAAAACCTGCTACAGGTGGAATTCCAGCTAAAGAAAACAGAGCCAACATCATCACTAAACTTAAATTAGGATTAGTACGATAAAGTCCCGTATAATCATCCATATTTTCTTTTCCCGTTTTAAGTGAAATAGCTTGTACAACGCCAAAAGCAGCTAAATTTGAAAATATATAGATCATCATAAAATACACAATGGTTGCGGTTCCTAATTGTGTTCCTGTAATTAAACCAAGAAGGATAAAACCCGCTTGCGCAATGGATGAAAATGCTAAAAAACGTTTCATGTTTTGTTGACGTAGTGCAAATAAATTACCAATAAACATGGTTGCAATAGCAATAACGTATACAAGATTTTCCCAAATATGCATTAAAGGTTTTAAAACCGTGAACAATAAGATCATTAGAATAAATACCGCAGCACCTTTCGAGATGACCGATAGATAAGAAGCTATACTTATTGGAGCACCTTCATACACATCTGCAGTCCAGAAATGGAAAGGGACAAGAGATATTTTAAATGCTAATCCTGCAAAGAATAAAAGCATTCCTAAAATGGTCAAATTACTTGCTGTTATGATTTCGGCAATGGCATCAAAATATATGGATCCAGAGGTTGCATATAACATGGAAATACCAAATAGTGATACCCCGGAAGCTAATGCGGCAGAAAGTATCAACTTAATTCCTGCTTCACTTGATATTCTTTTAGAGGTTTCAAATGCTGCTAATGCCGCCACTGGTAAAGTAGATAATTCCAGTCCTAAATAGAACATTAGGAAATCCCCTGAAGCGATCATAAAATACATGCCAAGTAAAGAAGAGAACAGTAATATAAAGAATTCACTTCCTCTATTTTGATCTACAATTTTTTCTTTTAACCAATCAGCAGATTGAAGCAATAAGACCAATACCCCTATATTTAATACATTTTTAAAAAAATGAATCATATTATTAGTTCGAAACATGCCTCCAAACAAACTGCTTTCCTCTATAGCGAAAAAACCAATAGCGGTATGAATACCAAATAAGAATATAGCTAAATGTATAATGCTTTTTTTCTTTTCTTTAGGAATAAAAATCTCACCTATTAGCAATATCAGTATAATTGCCAAAAGCAAAATTTCCTGTCGCATCAATAAAAAATTACTAAAATTCATTTTAGTTGTTTCTTTTTAATTATAAAACGCCTTGTATAAAAGGTTCTAAACTTGCCAAAATCATATCGCTTAGCCATAACGGCGCAACACCAATCGCTACTATTGGTATCAGCAATAAAAATACACCTGTCTTCTCATACCAAGTGGCTCCTGGCAGACCTATATAGGCTTCATTTTTAACCGGTCCCATGAGCATGATTCCAACCACTCTTAATATATAAACTGCAGTCACCACAATCGCTGATACCGAAACAATCGTTGCTACTCTATAGAACATATCATCATGCTGAAATGCACCCACAAAAATGTTCATTTCGGCCACAAACCCGCTGAATCCTGGCAAACCTAATGATGCTAAACCAGCTATGACATAAATGACAGATATAAAGGGAATCACTTTAAGCAATCCTCCCAATTTTGTAATATCTCTTGTGTGCGTCCTTTCATATATCATTCCGATTAAGGCAAAGAATAATGCCGTCATAAATCCATGAGAAAGGGATTGTAAAATGGCCCCATTCCATGCTGTTTTATTTAGCATCAATAAAGCAAACAATACCATGCCCAAATGGCTCACAGAAGAGTAAGCGTTGATGTATTTTAAATCGGTTTGCTTAATAGCGGCAAAAGCGCCATATATAACACCAAATGCCGATAATATTATAAAGAACCAAGACCAATGTAACGCACCTTCTGGCAACAAAAACATGGCAACCCTAAATACACCATAACCACCTAACTTCATTAAAACACCGGCATGTAACATCGATACAGCTGTTGGTGCCGAAGCATGACCATCTGGTGACCACGTATGAAAAGGAAACAAAGCGCCAATAACTGCAAAACCAATAAACGTTAGTGGGAAGAATAATTTTTGAGCTTCAAAAGGAATATTAACTTGCGCGATTTCCAATATATTGAAAGTTAAAGCACCGCCATCTGCATTTGAGTTGAAGTAGATGCCTAATATTCCAACTAATAATACAGCTGATGCTCCCATTAACATTAACGTTAATTTCATTGCGGAATATTCTTTTGGACCACTTCCCCAAATACCAATTAATAAATACATTGGTATGACAGCTATTTCGTAGAACACAAACATGGTGAATAGATCAACGGAAATAAAGAAACCGTAAACGCCTGTAGACAGTACAATCAGTGAAATAAAGAATTCCTTAGGCAGGTCCTTCATTTTCCATGAGATAAAAACACCTGCCAAAACAACGATTGAAGTTAACACTAAAAGTGCTACCGAAATACCATCGACACCAATATTGTAATGTATATTGAATTGTTTAAACCAAACCAAATCTTTGGTAAAAACCATAATGTCATCATTAACAGCTCTTTCTTTAAAATAAGCAAACACTAAATTTATTGCCATTCCAAGCTGAACAAAACTTCCAACCATGGCTACTTGTCGCGCTTGTTTTAATCCTTTTGCAAACACCAATATTAAAATTGTGATTACAGGTACTACGACAAAAAGTGATAAAATATCCATAACTTTTTAAATTCCAATTTTTAAATTCCAAAATCCAAAACAACTAAAAGTATTTAACAACAGGCTTTTGGAATTTGTCATTTGATTTTTTGTTTTTTTAAATTTAGTTTGTCCATAAATAAATAAATACCAAGGCGATTACAACAACTCCTGCAATAAATGAAAAGGCATAATCCTGAACTTTTCCAGATTGCAAACCTTTAATTTTTTTAGATGTTGCGACTGTCGAGTTTCCAATTAGGTTCATAGTTGCATCCACTACATGTCTATCAAACCAAGCTGCAGAAGCAGAAACACCTTTAAATAATATTTTTTTAGTGACGAAAAGGTAAATCTCATCAAAGTAAAACTTATCATAAGTCCATTTGTAAAACACTCCAAAACCATTTGCAAAACGATCTGATAAGCTGTTTTCTTTTTTATAGAAAACCCAGGCCAATAAAATTCCAACTAAACCAACACCAACAGCAATAGCAGCAAGCGAATAGTTTAAATGGGCTTCAAAACCAGCTCTGTCTGGTGATACAAATTCGCTAAACGGAATAAACCCACCAACAATACTTAACAATGCCAATACCATCAAAGGAAATGTCATTGAGAATGGGGATTCATGTGGTGTATGTTTGTATTTTGTTTCTTTTCCCCAGAAAATCCCAAAATATAATCTAAACATATAGAAAGCGGTCAATCCAGCTACAAAGACCCCTACCAAATAGATGAGTTTGTTATGCTCGTAAGCCGCAACTAAAATTTCATCTTTACTCCAAAACCCTGCAAACGGTGGTACGCCAGCTATTGCTAATGCAGCAATCAGGAAAGTTATATTTGTAATTGGCATGTACTTACGTAAGCCTCCCATATCCTTTAAATAGTTACTATGTACAGCATGAATTACGGAACCAGCACCAAGGAACAATAAGGCTTTAAACATCGCATGTGTAAACAAATGGAACATGGATGCCATATAACCAAGGCCATCATGTCCTTCGTAACCAGACACACCAAGGGCTAACATCATATAGCCTAATTGTGACATGGTTGAGAATGCCAATACACGTTTTATATCTGTTTGCGTAATAGCAATTATGGCCGCAAATAAGGACGAAAAGGCGCCAACAAAAGCGACGATATTAAGAGCAAATCCATCTTCTACAAAGAAATACATGGGAAAGAGTCGCGCTACCAAATAAACACCAGCTACAACCATGGTAGCGGCATGAATTAATGCTGAAACAGGCGTTGGGCCTTCCATGGCGTCCGGTAACCAAATGTGCAATGGAAACATCGCAGATTTCCCAGCACCGCCAATAAAAATTAATATGAGTGCCCAAGTTAAAACCGATAACCCCATAAAGGATGTCGATGCCCAATTTAAAATAGCACTTCCTTCAGGGTTATTAAGGGTTTCAAAATCATAAGTCCCCGTGTAATAACCAACAATTAAAATGCCTATTAAAAATCCTAGATCGGCAAAACGAGTGACAATAAACGCTTTTTTGGCCGCAGCTACCGCTGATGGTTTTGTGTAATAATAGCCTATCAATAAATAGGATGACACACCAACCAATTCCCAGAAAATATAGATTTGGAAAAGGTTTGTTGCCAATACCAATCCAAACATTGAAAATGAAAAGAGCC encodes the following:
- a CDS encoding NADH-quinone oxidoreductase subunit N; translated protein: MNFSNFLLMRQEILLLAIILILLIGEIFIPKEKKKSIIHLAIFLFGIHTAIGFFAIEESSLFGGMFRTNNMIHFFKNVLNIGVLVLLLQSADWLKEKIVDQNRGSEFFILLFSSLLGMYFMIASGDFLMFYLGLELSTLPVAALAAFETSKRISSEAGIKLILSAALASGVSLFGISMLYATSGSIYFDAIAEIITASNLTILGMLLFFAGLAFKISLVPFHFWTADVYEGAPISIASYLSVISKGAAVFILMILLFTVLKPLMHIWENLVYVIAIATMFIGNLFALRQQNMKRFLAFSSIAQAGFILLGLITGTQLGTATIVYFMMIYIFSNLAAFGVVQAISLKTGKENMDDYTGLYRTNPNLSLVMMLALFSLAGIPPVAGFFGKFFLFTAAASKGYYLLVFLAVVNVTISLYYYLLVIRAMFLRKSDDPIPYFKNKLYMRLGLLVTVIGILVIGLYSPIYDYIYELSSIFN
- a CDS encoding complex I subunit 4 family protein; translated protein: MDILSLFVVVPVITILILVFAKGLKQARQVAMVGSFVQLGMAINLVFAYFKERAVNDDIMVFTKDLVWFKQFNIHYNIGVDGISVALLVLTSIVVLAGVFISWKMKDLPKEFFISLIVLSTGVYGFFISVDLFTMFVFYEIAVIPMYLLIGIWGSGPKEYSAMKLTLMLMGASAVLLVGILGIYFNSNADGGALTFNILEIAQVNIPFEAQKLFFPLTFIGFAVIGALFPFHTWSPDGHASAPTAVSMLHAGVLMKLGGYGVFRVAMFLLPEGALHWSWFFIILSAFGVIYGAFAAIKQTDLKYINAYSSVSHLGMVLFALLMLNKTAWNGAILQSLSHGFMTALFFALIGMIYERTHTRDITKLGGLLKVIPFISVIYVIAGLASLGLPGFSGFVAEMNIFVGAFQHDDMFYRVATIVSVSAIVVTAVYILRVVGIMLMGPVKNEAYIGLPGATWYEKTGVFLLLIPIVAIGVAPLWLSDMILASLEPFIQGVL
- the nuoL gene encoding NADH-quinone oxidoreductase subunit L, coding for MNLDYIILIPLIPLAVFLLLGIFNKKIKPSVSGYIGVFGLTSSALLSFYTAYQYFFVYGKVNGVYQTLVEKTTWMNFTDTLSIDMGILIDPISIMMLIVVSIVSLMVHIYSRGYMKGDDGYTKFFAFLGLFSFSMFGLVLATNLFQIYIFWELVGVSSYLLIGYYYTKPSAVAAAKKAFIVTRFADLGFLIGILIVGYYTGTYDFETLNNPEGSAILNWASTSFMGLSVLTWALILIFIGGAGKSAMFPLHIWLPDAMEGPTPVSALIHAATMVVAGVYLVARLFPMYFFVEDGFALNIVAFVGAFSSLFAAIIAITQTDIKRVLAFSTMSQLGYMMLALGVSGYEGHDGLGYMASMFHLFTHAMFKALLFLGAGSVIHAVHSNYLKDMGGLRKYMPITNITFLIAALAIAGVPPFAGFWSKDEILVAAYEHNKLIYLVGVFVAGLTAFYMFRLYFGIFWGKETKYKHTPHESPFSMTFPLMVLALLSIVGGFIPFSEFVSPDRAGFEAHLNYSLAAIAVGVGLVGILLAWVFYKKENSLSDRFANGFGVFYKWTYDKFYFDEIYLFVTKKILFKGVSASAAWFDRHVVDATMNLIGNSTVATSKKIKGLQSGKVQDYAFSFIAGVVVIALVFIYLWTN